Proteins encoded together in one Leptidea sinapis chromosome 43, ilLepSina1.1, whole genome shotgun sequence window:
- the LOC126977038 gene encoding calreticulin, translating into MKLLVLSFVGLLAIYSVNCDVYFDEKFPDDSWESNWVYSEHPGKEFGKFKLTAGKFYNEPEEDKGLQTSEDARFYALSTKFKPFSNEGKDLVIQFTVKHEQDIDCGGGYVKVFDCKLDQKDMHGESPYEIMFGPDICGPGTKKVHVIFSYKGKNHLIKKDIRCKDDVYTHLYTLVVKPDNTYEVLIDNEKVESGNLEDDWDFLPPKKIKDPSAKKPEDWDDRPTIPDPEDKKPEDWEKPEHIPDPDATKPEDWDDEMDGEWEPPMIDNPEYKGVWAPKQIDNPDYKGAWVHPEIDNPEYTADANLYKRDEICSVGLDLWQVKSGTIFDNFFITDDVEAAKQRGEEIKKRTEGEKKMKSEQDEAEREKDKDKTDDDEDDEDLDDDAGEAAPVEEHDEL; encoded by the exons ATGAAGTTGCTAGTTTTAAGTTTTGTTGGCTTATTAGCAATATATTCTGTAAATTGTGATGTATATTTTGATGAAAAGTTCCCTGATG attCATGGGAATCCAATTGGGTATACAGTGAGCACCCTGGAAAAGAATTTGGTAAATTCAAATTAACTGCTGGAAAGTTCTACAATGAGCCAGAAGAAGACAAAG GTCTGCAAACATCTGAAGATGCAAGATTCTATGCACTGTCAACTAAATTCAAGCCATTCTCCAACGAAGGCAAGGACTTGGTGATTCAATTCACTGTGAAACATGAACAAGATATTGACTGTGGTGGAGGTTATGTCAAGGTATTCGACTGCAAGTTGGACCAGAAGGATATGCATGGAGAGTCACCGTATGAGATCATGTTTGGTCCTGACATTTGCGGCCCTGGTACTAAAAAG gtTCATGTAATCTTCAGCTACAAAGGCAAGAACCATCTGATCAAGAAAGACATCCGCTGCAAGGATGATGTGTACACCCACTTGTACACCCTGGTTGTGAAGCCAGACAACACCTATGAGGTCCTCATTGACAATGAGAAGGTGGAATCTGGCAATCTTGAGGATGACTGGGATTTCCTCCCACCAAAGAAGATCAAG GACCCATCAGCTAAGAAACCAGAAGACTGGGATGACAGGCCCACAATCCCAGACCCAGAAGACAAAAAGCCAGAGGATTGGGAAAAGCCCGAGCACATCCCGGACCCAGATGCCACCAAACCTGAAGATTGGGATGATGAGATGGATGGCGAATGGGAACCACCAATGATTGATAACCCTGAGTACAAGGGTGTATGGGCTCCAAAACAG atTGACAACCCGGACTACAAAGGTGCTTGGGTTCACCCGGAAATTGATAATCCAGAATACACAGCAGATGCAAACCTTTACAAGCGTGATGAAATATGCTCTGTGGGTCTTGACCTGTGGCAGGTTAAGTCAGGCACCATTTTCGACAATTTCTTCATCACCGACGATGTGGAGGCTGCCAAGCAAAGAGGAGAGGAGATCAAGAAGAGAACAGAGGGAGAGAAGAAGATGAAGAGTGAACAGGATGAAGCAGAGAGGGAGAAAGATAAGGACAAGAcagatgatgatgaagatgatgagGATCTGGATGATGACGCGGGTGAAGCGGCGCCTGTG GAGGAGCACGACGAGTTGTAA